A part of Vicinamibacteria bacterium genomic DNA contains:
- a CDS encoding prepilin-type N-terminal cleavage/methylation domain-containing protein translates to MIRQQGNKGFTLIEVLVAIAVTLIIMASVFGVLLGGQDSFRRENQVADMQMSTRSGLDMIGRDLTLAGYKTPPASAVIWSDGGGIQPDEVTIVYADPNIPISRPKQCGAGGKGGGGGPCGTIGRSSTLLLDPDTFDPMPGVVEESYEYGMMLTAIETADCNGDGQVGLTHFHLTQDPQMTTAGGEPTVQINHNPGNIDSELNVPGGFNHEVKEDCAVVGMFRVITYRVSPPPPVGNPTLERRDLGDPAGWIAVAHNIENLQIRYGIGNDGLNLFDVPPVAPSDDPLTWINRVDVTLTGRTEEQNLKGATAGAFDPNEIYVRKTVSSQVGLRNVVNEAENRATAF, encoded by the coding sequence ATGATCCGACAACAAGGCAACAAAGGTTTCACGTTGATCGAGGTGCTCGTGGCGATCGCCGTGACCCTCATCATCATGGCTTCGGTCTTCGGGGTTCTCCTGGGCGGCCAGGACAGCTTCCGGCGCGAGAACCAGGTCGCCGACATGCAGATGTCGACCCGATCGGGGCTCGATATGATCGGCCGCGATCTGACGCTCGCGGGATACAAGACGCCCCCGGCTTCGGCCGTCATTTGGAGCGACGGCGGCGGCATCCAGCCCGACGAGGTTACGATCGTCTACGCCGATCCGAACATCCCCATCTCCCGTCCCAAGCAGTGCGGGGCCGGGGGTAAGGGTGGCGGCGGCGGTCCCTGCGGGACGATCGGACGATCTTCGACGCTACTGCTCGACCCAGACACCTTCGACCCCATGCCCGGGGTCGTCGAGGAATCTTACGAGTACGGCATGATGCTGACGGCCATCGAGACCGCGGACTGCAACGGCGACGGTCAAGTGGGGCTGACCCACTTTCACCTCACCCAGGATCCTCAGATGACGACCGCGGGCGGCGAACCGACAGTGCAAATCAACCACAATCCCGGCAACATCGATTCCGAGCTGAACGTGCCCGGGGGATTCAACCACGAGGTCAAGGAAGACTGCGCCGTCGTGGGCATGTTCCGCGTGATTACTTACCGGGTCAGCCCCCCGCCTCCCGTAGGGAACCCGACTCTCGAGCGGAGAGACCTGGGCGATCCGGCGGGATGGATCGCAGTGGCGCACAACATCGAGAACCTCCAGATTCGATACGGCATCGGAAACGACGGCCTGAATCTTTTCGACGTTCCTCCCGTGGCTCCTTCGGACGATCCGCTCACCTGGATCAACCGCGTCGACGTGACGCTGACGGGACGAACGGAGGAGCAAAACCTGAAGGGCGCTACGGCCGGGGCTTTCGATCCCAACGAGATCTACGTCAGGAAGACGGTCTCGAGTCAGGTGGGCCTGCGCAACGTCGTGAACGAAGCCGAAAATCGCGCAACGGCTTTCTGA
- a CDS encoding GNAT family N-acetyltransferase, with translation MTTHRFPMTSVLRDGRRVLVRPFREMDVSVLHDFFLRIPVDWRRFAWDPIERRGLVESWADNIDYDKVFPLLAFDGSRVVADASLHRREFGPLRLVGRIKWLIDPAFRGVGLGAMLVNLLMDAARDRGLRHLTAMLISDLEQDAIEVLSPLGFKEYRIPGYGTDPDGNNHDMSKLVFSFPENGAPAD, from the coding sequence ATGACGACGCATCGTTTTCCCATGACGTCCGTGCTTCGCGACGGCAGGCGGGTTCTCGTCCGTCCTTTTCGGGAGATGGACGTGTCGGTGCTGCACGACTTTTTTCTCCGAATACCCGTCGATTGGCGGCGCTTCGCCTGGGATCCGATCGAGCGACGGGGGCTGGTCGAGAGCTGGGCCGACAACATCGATTACGACAAGGTCTTCCCGCTTCTCGCCTTCGACGGCTCCCGCGTCGTGGCGGACGCGAGCCTGCACCGCCGGGAGTTCGGCCCCCTGCGCCTCGTGGGAAGGATCAAGTGGCTGATCGATCCCGCTTTCCGGGGCGTGGGGTTGGGGGCGATGCTCGTGAACCTGCTGATGGATGCCGCCCGCGACCGCGGGTTACGCCATCTCACGGCGATGCTCATCTCCGACCTCGAACAGGATGCAATCGAGGTGTTGAGTCCGCTCGGATTCAAAGAGTACCGCATACCCGGATACGGAACGGATCCGGACGGCAACAACCACGACATGAGCAAGCTCGTGTTCTCGTTCCCCGAGAACGGGGCCCCCGCGGACTGA
- a CDS encoding HEAT repeat domain-containing protein has translation MNPFVSLFVVAALQTSPRLLDGNLVEHGESRDIAADVLALEDGVWAGYAVPMISGRHSFCGNGVVTLDAHGWSGRQTSSPGTDLFVLYRVEAGAVARIRTLDSECRIDASGETIHWWRSVSPRSSLEFLETLAREGDTDRSEDAVTAMAFHQEPLADARLSALAATAGSHDVKEKALFWLGAARGEGGLRQLAERLETETDRGLREKIVFALHLSEADGATEKLVQIAKNDSHAETREKALFWLAQEAGKLAAETIASAVRNDPELEVKEKAVFALSQLPPDEGVPLLLEVAETHPHPEVRKKAFFWLGQSGDPRALALFEKILLTR, from the coding sequence ATGAATCCGTTCGTGTCGCTCTTCGTGGTGGCCGCGCTCCAGACGAGCCCCAGGCTTTTGGATGGAAATCTCGTGGAGCATGGTGAGTCGCGCGACATCGCCGCCGACGTCCTGGCATTGGAAGACGGCGTCTGGGCTGGATACGCCGTGCCGATGATCTCCGGCCGCCATTCCTTCTGTGGAAACGGGGTCGTGACGCTCGATGCCCACGGATGGTCCGGTCGGCAGACCTCGTCACCCGGCACGGACCTTTTCGTGCTGTATCGCGTCGAGGCTGGGGCGGTCGCGAGAATCCGAACGCTCGATTCCGAGTGCCGCATCGACGCTTCCGGGGAAACGATTCACTGGTGGAGGTCCGTCTCTCCTCGTTCGAGCCTGGAGTTTCTCGAGACTCTCGCGCGCGAGGGAGATACCGACCGCTCGGAGGACGCCGTCACCGCGATGGCGTTTCACCAGGAGCCTCTGGCGGACGCACGCCTGTCGGCGCTCGCGGCCACGGCTGGCTCGCACGACGTCAAGGAGAAGGCGCTTTTCTGGCTCGGCGCCGCTCGCGGCGAAGGTGGGCTCCGACAGCTTGCGGAGCGTCTCGAGACCGAGACCGACCGGGGACTCCGCGAGAAGATCGTGTTCGCCCTTCACCTGTCGGAGGCGGACGGGGCCACCGAGAAGCTCGTTCAGATCGCGAAGAACGATTCTCACGCCGAGACCCGCGAAAAGGCGCTGTTCTGGCTCGCGCAGGAGGCAGGAAAGCTTGCCGCCGAGACCATCGCATCCGCGGTGCGGAACGACCCCGAGCTCGAGGTCAAGGAAAAGGCGGTCTTCGCTCTCTCTCAGCTGCCGCCCGATGAGGGCGTCCCCTTACTCCTCGAGGTGGCGGAAACGCACCCTCACCCCGAAGTGCGGAAGAAGGCGTTCTTCTGGCTGGGACAATCGGGTGACCCCAGGGCGCTCGCGCTTTTCGAGAAGATACTCCTGACGAGATAG